From one Candidatus Zixiibacteriota bacterium genomic stretch:
- a CDS encoding efflux RND transporter permease subunit, producing the protein MKLSDISIRRPVFATMMIGALLVVGAFSYTQLPVELMPDVDFPFVIVNTVYPGASAEAVETDVTETIEEAVNTISGVRHIQSRSREGFSNVVVEFELDVDGAQAAQDVREKVATIRGDLPEDIEEPLIIQYDNDAFPILSLAITGSRPPRDITQLIKDRIKPRLEVISGVGNVEIVGGFEREILVSLNPQRMESYGVSINDVQGAIAAANMELPGGRIDESSREYIVRVMGRLDRVAAFSDIIVKNVEGMPVYLRNIASVADTIAEQRSMSRFNGETSIGLNIVKQSGSNVVAMAEKARQTIEQVKAELPPDIQIHVVNDNSTFITDSIHEINFNILIGTLLAVFVIFLFLLDFRPTIITGLSIPISIIATFSLLKMLGFTINVMTLLGLSLSVGILIDDAIVVIENIYRHLSEGKSPFKAAFEGTKEIGLAVMATTFTIVVVFLPVAFMEGIVGRFFYQFGMTVAFAVMISLFVAFSLTPMLSSRFLKESHGSPEHAPDLAGKKGGIWTSILGVLNYWNKGFDAIVPRYKSLLAYSLRMRWLVMVVATLAFIAAIVMVPFVGAEFFPRTDEGKMVVTVQTPPGTTIEETAARMTQIEKVVKTNIPEVTASLVTIGAGNSPVTEGNVLFLLTDASVRELGALQAIDSTRKLLKSIAGIKYSIGTEEHRGGGGKAIEISIRGDDRDDLARLAHQVQRVLANQPGAVDVDNTLEEGKPEIQIEVNRNIADDLGLSLAAIPMTVKALVEGDVVTRYKEGNDEYDVRVKLGDRFRESLDQVGRILVESDKKIPGQEVFLVPLDRVAKLKKETSIGEFRRYDRQSEVRVNGNVAAGAFAGSVTQAIMAEVSNIALPPGYKILAGGEEEIRQESNKNIYSALILAVIFIYLVLASQYESFWDPLSIMFSLPLSLVGAIFALWATGTALSIMSLIGIVMLMGLVTKNAILLIDFVKQQRAKGVSRTDAVLVAGPIRLRPILMTTFATVFGMLPLALGLGPGAELRAPMARAAIGGMISSTLLTLVVVPIVYTLIDDFVGLFRSKKKEPSAQSEAVTSEQMDEQYNRAK; encoded by the coding sequence ATGAAATTATCTGATATATCAATAAGGCGTCCCGTATTCGCCACGATGATGATTGGCGCCCTTCTCGTGGTGGGGGCATTTTCTTACACTCAGCTTCCGGTGGAGTTGATGCCGGATGTGGATTTCCCGTTCGTCATCGTCAATACCGTTTACCCGGGAGCATCGGCCGAGGCGGTGGAAACCGATGTAACGGAGACTATTGAAGAGGCGGTTAACACGATATCGGGGGTGCGACATATCCAATCCCGGTCGAGAGAGGGTTTCTCGAATGTTGTGGTCGAGTTTGAGCTGGACGTCGATGGCGCCCAGGCGGCTCAGGATGTGCGCGAAAAGGTGGCCACTATTCGCGGTGATCTCCCTGAGGATATTGAAGAGCCGCTGATCATCCAGTATGACAATGACGCTTTTCCGATTTTGTCGCTGGCGATAACCGGCAGTCGTCCGCCGCGCGACATTACCCAGTTGATCAAGGACAGGATCAAGCCGAGGCTGGAGGTAATATCCGGCGTGGGCAATGTCGAGATCGTGGGTGGTTTCGAACGTGAGATTCTGGTCTCGCTCAATCCGCAGAGGATGGAATCATACGGGGTTTCGATCAATGACGTACAGGGGGCGATCGCGGCGGCCAATATGGAGCTGCCGGGCGGCCGTATCGATGAGTCGTCGCGGGAGTACATCGTCAGGGTGATGGGTCGTCTGGATCGGGTAGCCGCTTTCAGCGATATTATCGTTAAGAACGTCGAAGGTATGCCCGTATATCTGCGCAACATTGCCTCGGTGGCGGATACGATTGCCGAGCAGCGGTCGATGTCGCGGTTTAACGGGGAGACATCGATAGGTCTTAATATCGTCAAGCAATCCGGCTCAAACGTGGTTGCGATGGCTGAAAAAGCCAGGCAGACCATCGAGCAGGTCAAAGCGGAACTCCCGCCCGATATCCAGATACACGTCGTGAATGACAACTCGACTTTTATTACGGACTCGATTCACGAGATCAATTTCAACATCTTGATCGGAACCCTGCTGGCCGTGTTTGTGATTTTCCTGTTCTTGCTGGATTTCCGTCCGACGATCATTACCGGTCTGTCTATTCCGATATCGATCATAGCGACTTTTAGTCTGCTGAAGATGCTTGGTTTCACGATCAACGTGATGACTCTGCTGGGGTTGTCATTGTCAGTGGGTATTCTTATTGACGATGCGATTGTGGTGATCGAGAATATTTACCGGCATTTAAGTGAGGGCAAGTCGCCGTTCAAGGCGGCATTTGAGGGTACCAAAGAGATCGGGCTTGCCGTAATGGCGACGACATTCACTATTGTGGTGGTGTTTTTGCCGGTGGCTTTCATGGAGGGGATTGTCGGGCGGTTTTTCTATCAGTTCGGTATGACGGTGGCGTTCGCGGTGATGATATCGCTGTTTGTTGCTTTCTCTCTGACGCCGATGTTGTCGTCGCGGTTTTTGAAAGAGTCACACGGCAGTCCGGAGCATGCGCCGGATCTGGCCGGCAAAAAAGGCGGGATATGGACCTCAATACTGGGCGTGTTGAACTACTGGAACAAGGGGTTTGACGCGATTGTCCCGCGCTACAAGAGCTTGTTGGCCTATTCGCTGAGGATGCGCTGGCTGGTGATGGTGGTTGCGACCCTGGCGTTTATTGCAGCCATCGTGATGGTTCCTTTTGTCGGGGCGGAGTTTTTCCCGCGTACCGACGAAGGGAAAATGGTTGTGACGGTTCAGACGCCTCCCGGTACCACCATTGAAGAAACCGCGGCGCGAATGACCCAGATTGAGAAAGTCGTTAAAACGAACATACCCGAGGTGACGGCATCGCTGGTCACGATCGGCGCCGGTAACAGTCCGGTCACGGAAGGAAACGTTCTGTTTCTGTTGACTGACGCCTCGGTGCGGGAGTTGGGCGCTCTGCAGGCTATTGACTCGACTCGTAAGCTTCTGAAGTCCATAGCGGGTATAAAGTATTCGATCGGCACCGAGGAGCATCGTGGTGGCGGAGGTAAAGCGATTGAGATTTCGATTCGCGGTGATGACCGTGATGATCTCGCGCGGCTGGCCCACCAGGTGCAGCGAGTTCTGGCAAATCAGCCGGGAGCGGTGGATGTCGACAATACGCTTGAAGAGGGGAAACCCGAGATTCAGATTGAGGTTAACCGCAATATTGCCGATGACCTCGGACTTTCTCTGGCGGCCATACCGATGACGGTTAAAGCGCTGGTCGAGGGAGATGTTGTCACCCGCTATAAGGAAGGTAACGACGAATATGACGTCCGCGTGAAACTTGGTGACAGGTTCAGGGAGTCACTTGATCAGGTCGGACGTATTCTTGTCGAGAGCGACAAAAAAATCCCGGGTCAGGAGGTATTCCTGGTGCCGCTTGACAGGGTGGCAAAGCTCAAGAAGGAAACATCGATTGGCGAGTTCCGTCGCTATGACAGGCAGAGCGAAGTTCGTGTCAACGGGAACGTGGCGGCGGGAGCTTTCGCGGGCTCGGTGACGCAGGCGATTATGGCCGAGGTCTCGAATATTGCTTTACCTCCGGGCTACAAGATTCTGGCCGGCGGGGAAGAGGAGATCCGGCAGGAATCCAACAAGAACATCTACAGCGCCCTGATTCTGGCGGTTATCTTCATATATCTCGTGCTGGCGTCGCAATATGAGTCATTCTGGGATCCTCTTTCAATCATGTTCTCGTTGCCGCTGTCGCTGGTCGGAGCCATCTTCGCGCTCTGGGCTACCGGGACTGCGTTATCGATTATGTCGCTGATTGGAATTGTTATGCTCATGGGTCTGGTGACGAAGAACGCCATTCTGCTTATTGATTTTGTTAAACAGCAGCGGGCAAAGGGCGTTTCCCGAACTGATGCTGTCCTGGTGGCCGGTCCAATCAGGTTACGTCCGATTCTGATGACGACCTTTGCGACCGTTTTCGGAATGCTTCCTCTGGCACTGGGGCTTGGTCCCGGGGCGGAGTTGAGGGCGCCGATGGCACGAGCGGCTATAGGTGGTATGATATCATCGACGCTTCTTACGCTGGTGGTCGTACCGATCGTGTATACTCTTATTGATGATTTTGTCGGACTGTTCAGAAGCAAGAAGAAAGAACCTTCCGCCCAATCTGAGGCGGTAACGTCAGAACAAATGGATGAGCAATATAATCGCGCCAAGTAA
- the bshB1 gene encoding bacillithiol biosynthesis deacetylase BshB1 produces MAESGKLDILAIAAHPDDVEITCGGLLIKMSLLGRTTGVLDLTQGEMGSYGDEGDRLKEAAIAAKVMGLVYRENLRLNDSAVEVNQETKLKVAQIIRDTRPELVVLPHWTQRHPDHAACHQVGYDGCFLAGLKKANLTGEPFRPRKIIYVSYFRNTDYSFLFDISDVFEKKCEAVAAYGSQFDNPDNARRIFQPGVDIYEFMRARARQLGLLVGVQYAEAYTVRENILIDDPQKMPVSSI; encoded by the coding sequence GTGGCTGAGTCTGGAAAGCTTGATATACTGGCCATCGCGGCGCATCCTGACGATGTGGAGATTACGTGCGGTGGTTTGTTGATTAAGATGTCGCTTCTGGGACGCACGACCGGCGTGCTGGATCTCACGCAGGGGGAGATGGGCAGTTACGGCGACGAAGGCGATCGCCTAAAGGAAGCTGCTATCGCCGCGAAGGTGATGGGGCTGGTTTATCGAGAGAATCTTCGCCTCAATGATTCCGCCGTGGAGGTCAACCAGGAGACTAAGCTTAAGGTGGCACAGATAATTCGCGACACCCGACCGGAACTGGTCGTTCTACCGCACTGGACTCAGCGCCACCCGGATCATGCCGCCTGCCATCAGGTCGGTTACGATGGTTGCTTTCTGGCCGGCTTAAAGAAGGCCAACCTGACGGGGGAGCCGTTTCGACCTCGAAAGATAATTTACGTCTCGTATTTCAGAAATACAGACTACTCTTTTCTTTTTGATATCTCTGATGTTTTCGAGAAAAAGTGTGAGGCCGTGGCAGCCTACGGTTCGCAATTCGATAACCCGGATAACGCGAGAAGGATTTTTCAGCCCGGGGTTGATATCTACGAGTTTATGCGTGCCCGCGCCCGCCAGTTGGGGTTATTGGTGGGTGTCCAATATGCTGAGGCCTATACTGTTAGAGAAAACATCCTGATTGATGACCCGCAGAAAATGCCGGTATCTTCGATTTAA
- a CDS encoding efflux RND transporter periplasmic adaptor subunit produces the protein MRLALLALVALTINSCGQNETSKGEENRAISVKAEILNPRDVEVTRTFTGSLEGERQAVIYAKIAEAVEKVNVSEGESVAANTILVSLDKTGPSSNYLQTKSFYANAEKNYKKMEYLFAEGAVSETQYDAARTDYEVQKASFDAVSQLVDIPTPIAGLVTSVDVTQGDFVRVGQKLATVASTGKLRVKFGVNPNDIGYFRVGVPVVVSSETARGSAFGKVITVAKSADPVTRAFEVQALIDNSDGSYRPGMFVRISIVLEDLKGVLAVPRRSVVILEDKPTLFTIVGGQAVKKVVELGPDIDGHVVVISGVSAGDTVVTLGQDYLDDGFDVKIASLSEGER, from the coding sequence ATGAGATTGGCACTTCTTGCTCTGGTGGCGCTCACGATTAATTCGTGCGGCCAGAATGAAACTTCCAAAGGAGAGGAGAATCGCGCGATTTCGGTGAAGGCCGAGATATTGAATCCGCGTGATGTCGAGGTCACGAGAACGTTTACCGGTTCGCTTGAGGGTGAACGTCAGGCGGTAATTTACGCCAAGATTGCCGAGGCCGTTGAGAAGGTTAATGTCAGTGAAGGTGAAAGCGTAGCCGCCAATACGATTCTGGTTTCTCTGGATAAGACCGGTCCCAGCTCAAATTATCTTCAGACCAAATCGTTTTATGCCAACGCTGAAAAGAACTACAAAAAGATGGAGTATCTGTTTGCGGAAGGAGCCGTGAGTGAGACACAGTATGACGCGGCCAGGACCGACTACGAGGTGCAGAAGGCGTCGTTCGATGCTGTCTCGCAGCTGGTGGATATTCCCACGCCGATAGCAGGACTGGTTACATCGGTTGATGTTACCCAGGGTGATTTTGTTCGGGTGGGCCAGAAGCTTGCGACGGTAGCATCGACAGGCAAGCTTCGGGTGAAGTTCGGGGTAAATCCCAACGATATCGGTTACTTCAGGGTTGGTGTGCCGGTCGTGGTTTCATCGGAGACCGCCAGGGGTTCGGCTTTTGGAAAGGTTATCACGGTGGCTAAATCGGCTGATCCGGTTACCCGTGCTTTTGAGGTACAGGCTTTAATTGACAACAGTGACGGCAGCTACAGGCCGGGAATGTTTGTTCGTATAAGCATTGTTCTTGAAGATTTGAAGGGTGTTTTGGCGGTGCCACGCCGTTCGGTAGTGATTTTGGAGGATAAGCCGACACTTTTCACTATTGTTGGCGGACAGGCGGTCAAGAAAGTGGTTGAGCTTGGTCCGGATATTGACGGCCACGTGGTGGTTATATCGGGGGTGTCTGCTGGTGACACGGTTGTCACGCTCGGGCAGGACTATCTCGATGATGGATTCGACGTCAAAATCGCTTCTCTGAGTGAAGGTGAGAGATGA
- the corA gene encoding magnesium/cobalt transporter CorA, whose amino-acid sequence MIKSFHYVPGDGVKIYDGIADFDSLIAVDNSHLWVDLCKPTDEESYILTHDFKFHPLAIEDVISEKPRTKLDVYDRYIFLVFQIVDYIGREEGLKVGEIDLFLTANALVTVHYDEHRIFDYLYHRAERDERLIGRGADFLFHAVLDTVVDNYNTTLDILEYEVDEVEDDVLGEPDEDTIKSIFTLRRDIVHLKRIVLPQKEILHRFSREQFKQITSVAGVYFADIHDHLMRINDITDVHREILNSSLEVYYSSVSTKTNEIIKVLTIFTVLFIPPTFLVGLWGMNFNFMPELDWEYGYFVALGFMLLVVAGLVIFFRKKKWL is encoded by the coding sequence ATGATCAAATCTTTCCACTATGTGCCCGGTGACGGGGTCAAGATTTATGACGGGATCGCGGATTTCGACAGTCTGATCGCGGTCGACAACTCGCATCTGTGGGTGGACCTTTGCAAACCGACAGATGAGGAGTCGTATATCCTGACGCACGACTTCAAGTTTCACCCGCTGGCAATCGAGGACGTTATTTCGGAAAAGCCGCGGACGAAGCTCGATGTTTACGACCGGTATATCTTTTTAGTGTTTCAGATAGTGGATTACATAGGCAGGGAGGAGGGGCTGAAGGTCGGGGAAATTGACTTGTTTCTGACGGCCAACGCGCTGGTGACAGTGCACTACGACGAACACCGCATATTCGACTATTTGTATCACCGGGCAGAGCGGGATGAGCGTCTCATCGGACGGGGTGCGGATTTTCTGTTCCATGCCGTTCTGGACACGGTAGTGGACAATTATAATACCACGCTTGACATTCTCGAGTATGAGGTCGATGAGGTGGAGGATGATGTTCTGGGTGAGCCGGACGAGGACACGATCAAGTCAATCTTCACGTTACGTCGCGATATAGTGCACCTCAAACGGATCGTTCTGCCTCAAAAAGAGATTCTCCATCGATTCAGCCGGGAGCAGTTCAAGCAGATTACGTCGGTGGCGGGCGTCTACTTTGCCGATATTCATGACCATCTTATGCGGATTAACGATATAACGGATGTTCACCGCGAGATTCTGAATTCCTCGCTGGAAGTGTACTATTCTTCGGTTTCGACCAAGACCAACGAGATTATCAAGGTTTTGACTATTTTTACCGTTCTGTTCATTCCCCCTACTTTCCTGGTGGGTTTGTGGGGTATGAATTTCAATTTCATGCCGGAGCTTGACTGGGAGTACGGCTATTTTGTGGCTCTGGGGTTTATGCTGCTGGTAGTGGCCGGCCTGGTCATTTTCTTCCGTAAGAAAAAGTGGCTCTGA
- the bshA gene encoding N-acetyl-alpha-D-glucosaminyl L-malate synthase BshA → MVIGITCYPVAGGSGIVATELGQQLAVRGHQVHFISYALPFRLDRYQANLMYHGVETTAYPLFKYPPYTLTLAAKMAEVARNTKIDVWHVHYAIPHAACAFLAKQLLMAAGTPAPKIITTLHGTDITLVGSDPSYYDITRFSILASDGITAVSKYLADETREVFAIDKEIRVIHNFIDNHRFRPVEKQCDRSEFAEDNEFLLAHVSNFRPVKRTLDVIDIFDRISQQVPAKLLLIGEGPDTVLARRQINKRRLTDKVHFLGNQSRVEAILPCADLFLLPSEEESFGLAALEALACGVPVIGTTGTGLVEVVDDYRNGFLLPIGDTASMARAGVSLLKDKKRLDEFKRNAASVALEKFGADKIVSEYENYYKEVLGG, encoded by the coding sequence ATGGTAATAGGCATAACGTGCTATCCCGTGGCCGGGGGGTCAGGCATAGTCGCCACCGAGCTTGGCCAGCAGCTTGCGGTGCGGGGGCATCAAGTTCATTTTATTTCATATGCTTTGCCGTTTCGCCTTGATCGCTATCAGGCCAATCTGATGTATCACGGTGTTGAGACGACGGCGTATCCGCTATTCAAGTATCCTCCCTATACGCTGACACTGGCGGCCAAGATGGCCGAGGTTGCCCGCAACACCAAAATCGATGTCTGGCATGTACACTATGCGATTCCGCACGCGGCTTGTGCTTTCCTGGCTAAACAACTGCTGATGGCTGCCGGCACACCCGCCCCCAAGATAATTACGACACTCCATGGTACCGACATCACGCTGGTGGGTTCGGACCCGTCGTATTATGACATCACCCGCTTTTCGATTCTGGCTTCCGATGGTATCACGGCGGTGTCAAAATATCTCGCGGATGAAACCAGGGAGGTTTTCGCGATCGATAAAGAGATCAGGGTGATTCACAATTTCATAGACAATCATCGGTTCCGGCCGGTGGAGAAGCAGTGTGATCGCAGCGAATTTGCCGAGGACAATGAGTTTCTGCTGGCGCACGTATCCAATTTCCGTCCGGTGAAGCGCACGCTCGACGTAATAGACATTTTTGACAGGATATCCCAACAGGTTCCGGCCAAACTTCTTCTCATAGGTGAAGGTCCCGATACGGTTCTCGCCCGGCGACAGATAAACAAGAGACGTCTTACCGATAAGGTGCATTTTCTCGGTAACCAGAGCCGGGTAGAGGCAATACTGCCTTGCGCTGATCTATTTTTACTGCCGTCGGAGGAGGAATCTTTCGGATTGGCGGCGCTGGAAGCGTTAGCGTGCGGAGTTCCGGTAATCGGCACGACCGGAACGGGCCTGGTTGAGGTTGTCGATGATTACCGCAACGGATTTTTGTTGCCGATCGGTGATACGGCGTCGATGGCGCGGGCGGGCGTATCTCTTCTGAAGGACAAGAAGCGTCTTGACGAGTTCAAGCGAAATGCAGCATCGGTGGCCCTGGAAAAGTTCGGAGCCGACAAGATTGTTTCTGAATACGAAAATTACTACAAAGAGGTGCTTGGTGGCTGA
- a CDS encoding TetR/AcrR family transcriptional regulator — translation MSKIKQSPKMPAEERRDQLLLSAWDLFLKQGYRDTTTEQIARRAGLTKGALYHHFKCKEDLLYGLIKRTTDERLERMREALGQSKTPADMLEILISTDKAWVRHDSENHFDIWIQAMRVPKVRKLLNRQFDRYLDTFVAAMGSRFGSKSRRRELAVLIMSLFHGLQIRKTVYPACVNIPAQIRLFDKLVAEGITRNSDG, via the coding sequence ATGAGCAAGATAAAGCAGAGTCCGAAAATGCCGGCTGAAGAGAGACGAGATCAGCTTTTGCTTTCGGCCTGGGATCTGTTTTTGAAGCAGGGTTACAGGGATACGACTACCGAGCAGATAGCCCGCCGGGCCGGGCTTACCAAGGGCGCCCTTTACCACCACTTCAAGTGCAAAGAGGATCTTTTGTACGGTCTGATAAAGCGGACCACCGATGAGCGTCTGGAGCGGATGCGGGAGGCCCTGGGCCAGTCGAAAACGCCGGCTGATATGCTGGAGATTTTGATCTCGACCGACAAGGCGTGGGTCCGTCATGATTCGGAGAATCATTTCGATATTTGGATTCAAGCCATGAGGGTGCCAAAAGTGCGTAAGCTGTTGAACCGTCAGTTTGACCGGTATCTTGACACTTTCGTGGCGGCTATGGGGAGTCGGTTCGGGAGTAAAAGTCGTCGTCGGGAGTTGGCCGTGCTTATAATGTCGCTTTTTCACGGTCTTCAGATTCGCAAGACGGTTTACCCGGCCTGTGTTAATATCCCGGCGCAAATAAGGCTTTTTGACAAGCTTGTGGCGGAGGGTATAACGAGGAACTCGGATGGGTAG
- the bshC gene encoding bacillithiol biosynthesis cysteine-adding enzyme BshC, whose product MSNIIAPSKTLGYTSIFLDFLTGSGPARSFFHASGPQEVAAGLDGLDYDRSALVDILVAQNQLYRASGKTFENINKLRKDDAVCVFAGQQAGLFGGPLLVMYKALAVVKAAAEYERQLGRPVVPMFWIAGDDHDFEEVNHTFVINRASEVARISYDTPPDVAVSVSKVVFVDENALAKAKDSLKQSLGETDFTGELYDLIDRSYTGSETFVSAFGKMMAELTADFGLVFFSPGDKRAKQRAARLFKAIVENEKEIGALFSATNEQLRGYGYHLQVQKDETATHLFYEHDGRKAIHRSSDGYMVGEMKMTREQLISEIDAHSERFSPDVMTRPVLQSYLFPVVSQKGGGAEIAYLAQINGIFEIFDLTAPYYRARPSITVIEKRFEKMMKEHGIGFEELAGDIEQVINRVLARSFPDDIESRFDEFRGRLGEHFQQFVDEALQFDPALRKVAEQTMGKIDYNVKAFEAKVFSSHKKKSQETRERIYRLHDALRPGRNFQERAVNISYFLSKYGRGFVDFIYDRMESEEMAHQLVYLSEMQD is encoded by the coding sequence ATGAGCAATATAATCGCGCCAAGTAAAACACTGGGCTACACGAGCATCTTTCTTGACTTTCTGACGGGCTCCGGGCCCGCCAGAAGTTTTTTCCATGCGTCGGGTCCTCAGGAGGTAGCGGCCGGGCTGGACGGTCTGGATTATGACCGATCCGCCTTGGTGGATATTCTCGTTGCCCAGAATCAGCTTTATAGGGCTTCAGGCAAGACATTCGAGAACATCAACAAGCTTCGCAAGGATGACGCGGTGTGTGTTTTTGCCGGTCAGCAGGCCGGCTTATTCGGCGGACCGCTTCTGGTGATGTACAAGGCTCTGGCCGTAGTGAAGGCGGCCGCGGAGTATGAGCGGCAGTTGGGGCGACCGGTGGTTCCGATGTTCTGGATCGCCGGAGATGATCACGATTTTGAGGAAGTCAATCACACTTTCGTTATCAACCGAGCATCGGAGGTGGCGCGGATATCCTACGATACCCCGCCGGATGTGGCCGTTTCGGTGTCGAAGGTCGTGTTTGTCGACGAGAACGCTCTTGCGAAAGCCAAGGACTCTTTGAAGCAGTCACTCGGGGAAACCGATTTCACTGGCGAGCTTTACGATCTGATTGATCGGTCATATACCGGCAGCGAGACGTTTGTCAGCGCCTTCGGTAAGATGATGGCTGAATTGACCGCCGATTTTGGATTGGTGTTTTTCTCACCGGGGGATAAGCGGGCAAAACAGCGGGCCGCGAGGCTGTTTAAGGCTATCGTTGAAAACGAGAAAGAGATCGGTGCGTTGTTCAGCGCCACGAATGAGCAGTTGCGCGGTTACGGGTATCATCTGCAGGTCCAAAAGGATGAGACCGCTACCCATCTGTTTTATGAGCACGATGGGCGCAAGGCGATACATCGCAGTAGCGACGGCTATATGGTTGGGGAAATGAAGATGACCAGGGAGCAATTGATTTCTGAAATAGATGCTCATTCGGAGAGATTCTCCCCGGATGTGATGACTCGACCGGTTCTTCAATCGTATCTCTTCCCGGTGGTGAGCCAGAAGGGCGGGGGGGCTGAAATAGCTTATCTGGCTCAGATAAACGGAATATTCGAGATTTTTGACCTGACGGCCCCGTATTATCGGGCGCGGCCTAGCATAACGGTTATCGAGAAGCGTTTCGAGAAGATGATGAAGGAGCACGGGATCGGCTTCGAAGAACTGGCGGGCGATATCGAGCAGGTGATTAACAGGGTGCTGGCCCGGTCTTTCCCCGATGATATCGAGAGCAGGTTCGATGAATTTCGCGGTCGCCTGGGTGAACATTTTCAGCAGTTTGTTGACGAGGCTTTGCAGTTTGATCCCGCGCTCAGAAAAGTCGCGGAACAGACTATGGGCAAAATCGATTATAATGTTAAGGCGTTTGAGGCCAAAGTGTTTTCATCGCACAAGAAGAAGTCCCAGGAGACCAGGGAGAGAATTTATCGGCTGCACGATGCCCTGCGGCCCGGCCGCAACTTTCAGGAAAGAGCCGTCAATATTAGCTATTTTCTTTCCAAATACGGTAGGGGTTTCGTAGATTTTATTTACGACAGGATGGAGTCTGAAGAGATGGCGCACCAACTTGTTTATTTGTCGGAGATGCAAGATTAG
- a CDS encoding TolC family protein, which produces MIRITMGIQLDSFVKRIWARWAAALLAVTLTFAAGVRAATPLTIDDVRRMALEFNRTYLAAQEDVIKAETEITTARADALPDITASSHYNRNLKLGSFFLNPEGAETIEFKTGFKNEFGASLSLRQSIWKGGKVFKALKIAKLYKAYAEQISQEVRASVIYNAELLFYQAILEQSNLQVLEKAFEANSYNLEMVEKSYSQGMVSEYEVLRARVEKSNLMPQILASQSNLRLSQKRLKSFLGIDLNEDIVLVEADDDTSIVTLPALATLTDTALAVRPEVRQAESLTEIAEKAIGVARGDYFPSLEAVSTYSWSAQSDDLTLSENQATAWTAGLNLSIPLFKGGATRGAVRASRADYEQAKLAAQETRDAVKLEVEEAYDLLLQAKKSLDVQEITIAQAEEGLKIANLRYESGVGTQLEVLSAQTALTQARNALALAKFSFRQAKAQLKKATTLETI; this is translated from the coding sequence ATGATAAGGATAACCATGGGGATTCAATTGGACAGTTTTGTCAAACGGATATGGGCGCGATGGGCGGCTGCCCTGCTGGCTGTGACCTTGACTTTCGCGGCCGGAGTCAGGGCCGCGACGCCCTTGACGATTGACGATGTGCGGCGGATGGCGCTTGAGTTCAACCGGACGTATCTGGCTGCGCAGGAGGATGTGATCAAGGCGGAGACCGAGATTACGACTGCCCGGGCGGACGCTTTGCCGGACATCACAGCCTCGAGCCATTACAATCGTAACCTGAAACTGGGTTCGTTTTTTCTCAACCCGGAGGGAGCCGAGACAATCGAGTTCAAGACGGGGTTCAAAAACGAATTTGGGGCCTCGCTATCGCTTCGCCAGTCAATCTGGAAAGGTGGCAAGGTGTTTAAGGCCCTCAAAATAGCCAAGCTTTACAAGGCCTATGCCGAGCAGATCAGCCAGGAGGTCAGGGCGTCGGTTATATACAACGCCGAGTTGTTGTTTTATCAGGCCATACTAGAGCAGTCAAACCTTCAGGTTTTGGAGAAGGCATTTGAGGCCAACAGCTATAATCTGGAGATGGTAGAGAAGTCGTATTCACAGGGGATGGTCAGTGAGTATGAGGTACTCAGGGCGAGGGTAGAGAAATCGAATTTAATGCCGCAAATTCTGGCGTCGCAGTCCAATCTGCGCTTATCGCAAAAACGCCTCAAGTCGTTTTTGGGTATAGACTTAAATGAGGATATCGTGCTGGTTGAAGCGGACGATGATACTTCGATTGTCACTTTGCCGGCGCTTGCCACGCTGACGGACACGGCGCTTGCGGTGCGTCCGGAGGTGAGGCAGGCGGAGAGCCTTACGGAGATAGCAGAGAAGGCGATCGGTGTTGCCCGGGGGGATTATTTCCCCAGTCTGGAAGCGGTTTCGACTTACAGTTGGTCGGCGCAGTCGGATGATCTGACGCTGAGCGAGAACCAAGCGACGGCGTGGACGGCCGGTTTGAACCTGAGCATACCGCTCTTCAAGGGTGGGGCGACGCGCGGCGCCGTGAGGGCTTCACGCGCCGATTACGAGCAGGCTAAACTGGCGGCCCAGGAGACGCGTGACGCGGTCAAGCTTGAGGTGGAAGAGGCTTATGATCTTTTGCTTCAGGCTAAAAAGTCTCTCGATGTGCAGGAGATTACGATTGCGCAGGCGGAGGAGGGGCTGAAGATCGCCAATCTGCGTTATGAGTCGGGTGTGGGAACACAGCTTGAGGTATTATCGGCGCAGACGGCCCTGACGCAGGCGAGAAACGCGCTCGCTCTTGCGAAGTTTTCCTTCCGTCAGGCGAAGGCGCAGCTAAAAAAGGCTACAACTCTTGAAACAATATAA